In the genome of Pseudomonas sp. B33.4, the window ACAGCCGACGCAGCCTTCGCGGATATAGATGTCGCGGCCTTCCAGTTGCAGCGCGGTGTAGGGCTTCATGCCTTCCACCGGTTTGTTGGTGACGTCCTGGAAGAACAGCGGGACGATCTGGGTCAGGCCGCCGATGCTCACGGCAAAGACCATGAGCAACATCAACAGGCCGACGTTCTTTTCAATCGTTTCGTGTTTCATGGCGAACTCCTCAGGCCATCTGCGCGGCGGCAACGACGTCAGCAGGCTGCGAGGCCCGCACGGTGCGCCAGGTGTTGTAAGCCATCAGGAACATGCCGCTGAGGAAGATCGCCCCACCAATCAGCCGCACGACGAAGCCTGGGTGGCTGGCCACCAGGGTTTCGACGAAGGAGTAGGTCAGCGTGCCGTCCTCGTTGACTGCGCGCCACATCAGGCCCTGGGCGATGCCGTTGACCCACATCGAGGCGATGTAGAGCACGGTGCCGATGGTTGCGAGCCAGAAGTGCGCGTTGATCAGGCCGACGCTGTGCATCTGCGCCTTGCCGAAGATTTTCGGGATCATGTGGTACAGCGCACCGATGGAAATCATCGCCACCCAGCCGAGGGCGCCAGCGTGGACGTGGCCGATGGTCCAGTCGGTGTAGTGGGAGAGGGCGTTTACAGTCTTGATCGCCATCATCGGACCTTCGAAGGTCGACATGCCGTAGAACGCCAGCGACACCACGAGGAAGCGCAGGATCGGGTCGCTGCGCAACTTATGCCAGGCGCCCGAGAGGGTCATCATGCCGTTGATCATGCCGCCCCAGCTCGGCGCCAGCAGAATCAGCGACATCACCATGCCCAGCGACTGTGCCCAGTCCGGCAGTGCGGTGTAGTGCAAGTGGTGCGGGCCGGCCCAGATGTACAGGGTGATCAAGGCCCAGAAGTGCACGATCGACAGGCGATACGAATACACCGGACGTTCGGCCTGTTTCGGCACGAAGTAGTACATCATCCCGAGAAAACCGGCGGTGAGGAAAAAGCCTACGGCGTTGTGGCCGTACCACCATTGCACCATCGCGTCGGTTGCACCGGCGTACACCGAGTAGGACTTGGTGAAACTCACCGGCAACTCAAGGTTGTTGACGATGTGCAGAATCGCCACGGTGATGATGAACGCGCCGAAGAACCAGTTGCCCACATAAATGTGCTTGGTCTTGCGCTGCATGATCGTGCCGAAGAACACGATGGCGTAGGCGACCCAGACGATGGTGATCAGGATGTCGATCGGCCATTCCAGCTCGGCGTATTCCTTGGAGCTGGTGTAACCCAGTGGCAGGCTGATCGCCGCCAGCAGGATCACCAGTTGCCAGCCCCAGAAGCAGAACGCGGCGATTTTTGGTGCAAACAACTGGGTTTGGCAGGTGCGTTGCACCGAGTAGAACGAACTGGCGAACAGCGCACAGCCACCGAACGCGAAGATCACCGCGTTGGTGTGCAGCGGGCGCAGACGGCCGAAACTGGTCCAGGGCAAATTGAAGTTGAGTTCGGGCCAGACCAATTGGGCCGCGAGAAAAACCCCGAGCCCCATGCCGACGATGCCCCACACCACCGTCATAATGGCGAATTGGCGGACCACCTTGTAGTTGTAGGCGGTACTGATAGAAGTGTTCATGGTTCCCCATCCACGGTTCAGCCGAAGTGAGCGCGCGCAAGACACGCGGCGAATCCTTCGTCTGGAGTTATAGGCAGACTAAAAGCGAGGCAAGCATGGACAAACAGCACAAGGCCAGTATTGACGGGGATCAATGGGCGCAGTGCGTGCTCGATCATGGATGGCTTTGGAACGCCGCCAGTGGTGAGGCTTCAGCGACGTTGATCCTTGCCCACGGTGCTGGTGCGCCGATGGATAGCGAGTGGATGAACGATATGGCTCGGCGCCTTGCCGGGCTTGGGGTGAATGTGTTGCGGTTTGAGTTTCCGTATATGGCGCAGCGGCGGGTGGATGGGGTGAAGCGGCCGCCGAATCCTGCGGGGAAATCGCAGGAATGTTGGCGTGAGGTGTATGCCGAGGTGCGGCGTCATGTCACTGGGGTTTTGGCCATTGGCGGGAAGTCCATGGGTGGGCGGATGGCGAGTCTTTTGGCTGACGAATTGGGTGCCGATGCGGTGGTGTGTCTGGGCTATCCGTTTTATGCGGTGGGGAAGCCGGAGAAGCCTCGGGTTGAGCATTTGGCTTCTTTGCAGGCGCGGACGTTGATTGTGCAGGGGGAGCGGGATGCGCTGGGCAATCGGGAGGCGGTTGAGGCTTATACCTTGTCACCGAGTATTGAGGTGGCGTGGCTCGCGGCCGGGGATCATGACCTCAAGCCATTAAAGGTTTCCGGGTTTACCCATGAGCAGCATTTGGCCAGCGCCGCGCAGAAAGTGTCCGTGTTTCTCAGCAAGTGACCGAGCCGGGCTGAGATTTTGAACTGCATGAAGATCTGCTCCCTTTCCCCTCGCCCCCATGGGGGAGAGGGCTGGGGTGAGGGGGATCGATTTCAGCTACGACATATCTTTTGGGTAGATATCCATTGCTGCGGTAACGGCCACTTAGGGTTCCGCCCTTACGGCGGGTCACCTTTTCCAAACGCCGAAAAGGTAACCCAAAAGGCTTGCTCCTACGTCCGGCCCGCTCGCTAAAGCTCGGGGTTCCTTCGCTCCGGGATCGATCCGGGCGCAGCGCCTACGGTTTGCTTCGCTGCACCTCCTCTCGCTGTGTTTGGCTGCGCCAAACGGTCGCTGCGCTCCCACGCCCGGATCAATCCCTCCACTCAGCCTTCCGACGTCGCCTGTGGATCAAGATCAAAAGCAGGCGAGCTGACACTCGGCCTATTGAGTGGTTAAGGGCCCAGCGGTGTTCGGCTGTTAATTTGTGTTGTGACTGCCCCTCATCGGAACGCCGCCCGCCCAGCCCTCTCCCGAGGGAGAGGGAGCCGATTTGTGAGCTTTTCAAAGCCTGAGTTCAACGCGCTATTGCACGTCGGCGTACCTCTCCCAAACACCTCGATCAGTCCCCTCTCCCTCTGGGAGAGGGCTAGGGTGAGGGGCGATTTCGCTGACACGATAAAAAACTGGAAGCCCTCACTACCCAGCATTTCCTGTGCGTAAACATGATTCCGTTAGCGTGTTTAAAGTACACAGCCCGTTACGCCATGGGGCCTACAACACCTTGCGCCGTTACCTACGCGTACGCCAGAATCCGCCTGCTTACGCGGCTATGAGGTGGGTTGTATCGTGTCCCTGTCACTGAAAAGCAGT includes:
- the ccoN gene encoding cytochrome-c oxidase, cbb3-type subunit I, which encodes MNTSISTAYNYKVVRQFAIMTVVWGIVGMGLGVFLAAQLVWPELNFNLPWTSFGRLRPLHTNAVIFAFGGCALFASSFYSVQRTCQTQLFAPKIAAFCFWGWQLVILLAAISLPLGYTSSKEYAELEWPIDILITIVWVAYAIVFFGTIMQRKTKHIYVGNWFFGAFIITVAILHIVNNLELPVSFTKSYSVYAGATDAMVQWWYGHNAVGFFLTAGFLGMMYYFVPKQAERPVYSYRLSIVHFWALITLYIWAGPHHLHYTALPDWAQSLGMVMSLILLAPSWGGMINGMMTLSGAWHKLRSDPILRFLVVSLAFYGMSTFEGPMMAIKTVNALSHYTDWTIGHVHAGALGWVAMISIGALYHMIPKIFGKAQMHSVGLINAHFWLATIGTVLYIASMWVNGIAQGLMWRAVNEDGTLTYSFVETLVASHPGFVVRLIGGAIFLSGMFLMAYNTWRTVRASQPADVVAAAQMA
- a CDS encoding alpha/beta family hydrolase; translated protein: MDKQHKASIDGDQWAQCVLDHGWLWNAASGEASATLILAHGAGAPMDSEWMNDMARRLAGLGVNVLRFEFPYMAQRRVDGVKRPPNPAGKSQECWREVYAEVRRHVTGVLAIGGKSMGGRMASLLADELGADAVVCLGYPFYAVGKPEKPRVEHLASLQARTLIVQGERDALGNREAVEAYTLSPSIEVAWLAAGDHDLKPLKVSGFTHEQHLASAAQKVSVFLSK